Part of the Halarsenatibacter silvermanii genome is shown below.
GGTATGAAGGAAAAATTTATTCACCGAAAAATTTCAGCTAAAATATTCGAGCAAATATTAAATAAACCATTTGTCCTCATAAGAAAGAGAAAATGACCGGCTGACAAAACTCACTATTTCTTCTCTGCTGCCTTCAGATTCAACTGCAGAAATTAAGTGCCTGCCTTTATCATCGATTCTGTCTTATAATCAGTTATTACCCGATAATAACCACTGAGCTGTTCATTAAGCTTCTGATCACCCGTATCTATCAGCATTTTATTCTCCGGGAGTGAATAAAGCTTATGGCTGGTGGCGATGATGGTGATACTATCCTCACCGACTCTTCTTATAACTCTATCGCTGATCTGCTGGTTGCCGCGCCCAAAGATAAAACCCTGACCGCCTATTACGGTGACCACTATTTCCGCCGGATAGTTCTCGTATTCAGTCAGCAAATTCAAAAGATCTTCTTCAGCTAAATCACTGCCCACCAGCTCTTCATTAAAAATTGCGTCCACTCCCAAAAGAGAGAAATTCAGCTCCAGTTTCTCCATTATAGATGAGGTGGTTGTGCCCGGGCCTATTATATAAAGAGTATCCTCTTTCATTCTCTCCTGCAGGAAAAAGCCTGCTATGGCATAGCGGGTCGATTCATCGCTTTTACCGCTGCCCGATTTCTGATTTTGTGTGAGCTGCTGATCACCGGGTACTGAGAGATAACCAAACAATCTGGCCCTAACTTCTCCCTCTCGAAAAGCATCTTCATCTATATCCATAACCTCTTTTTCATCGGTTCCGGAAACTTCCCCCCTGACAAACTTACGCACCAGCACTCCAGCATTTTTGGGATTAGTGGCAAAGACGGCGGAATGTATTTTTACGCCCGCAGGAATGCCCAAAGCGGGCAGACTGGTTTCAACAGCCGAATAAATATCGCGGGCTGTGCCATCTCCGCCGGCAAAAAGAATCAGTTCCACACCTTTTTCTTTCATATCCCGGGCTGCCTGTCTGGTATCTTCAGGCCGGGTTTCACCGGAATCGATTTCACCTATCACTTCTGCTGATATTCCCACTCTGGCAGTTGATTTTTCACCCATCTCAGCTGGATATGTGATCAGCTCCATCTCATCGCTGACAGATCTAACTTCTTTTAGAGCCTGAGCAGCTCTCTCAGGAGCCTCCGGTCAGCTCCCATATCGAGAGCTTTCTGCTGGGTTTCGAGGCCATCGCTGCCCTTGAGCCCCACTTTTCCTCCCAAACCAGCCCTTGGATTAACTATCAGTCCAATTCTTTTCATACTTTCACCTTCCTTAAATAATAAAGTGCCTCGGGCTTCCACCGAATTACCGGTGCAAGCCCGAGATTACTGATTTCTTTCCGGATCGATTAAAATTAAAAGAGTATTGGAATGATTA
Proteins encoded:
- a CDS encoding ATP-NAD kinase family protein, whose product is MELITYPAEMGEKSTARVGISAEVIGEIDSGETRPEDTRQAARDMKEKGVELILFAGGDGTARDIYSAVETSLPALGIPAGVKIHSAVFATNPKNAGVLVRKFVRGEVSGTDEKEVMDIDEDAFREGEVRARLFGYLSVPGDQQLTQNQKSGSGKSDESTRYAIAGFFLQERMKEDTLYIIGPGTTTSSIMEKLELNFSLLGVDAIFNEELVGSDLAEEDLLNLLTEYENYPAEIVVTVIGGQGFIFGRGNQQISDRVIRRVGEDSITIIATSHKLYSLPENKMLIDTGDQKLNEQLSGYYRVITDYKTESMIKAGT